The genomic region AGCCCGCCCAGGCCGAAGGCGTAGCCCAACTCCGCGCCCCAGGTGCGCGGACGCGCGCCGTCAAACAGGGTGGGGCTCTCCACCGGACTGATGGCGGCGGCCACCTGGCCGGAGAGGGAGAAACCGCCCAGATTGAGCGAACCGCGGGCGCTCACGCCGGAGGCCTCCTCCAGACGCAGGGCGGAGTCGTCCACCACAAAGCGCGCTTCGCCCAGATCGAAGTTGAGCAGGGAGGGTTCGTTCAGGCTTTCAGCCTGTTCGGGGGTTGCGGCCACCATGCGGTTGAGTTGGTCCTGTCGCGCCGTCAGATCCAGTTTGATGCGCTCGGGCGCCAGCAACAGTTCCGCGCCTTGGGCGTGGACGGTGGCGGCGCTCATCAGCGCAATCAGGCTGGCGGTGATGGTGAGGGTGGCGCAACGACGGACAAACATGACTCTCTCTCCTGCATGGCGCGCTCGGAAAACGCGGCGCAAACGACGCTTCCCAATAGGGAAATACGCAAAATCCATTATTCCTCAATCCGTCCTGCAAAGGAACCAAAAAGCGCGCGCAATCGCCTCTTCTTGCGCGCAAGATTTGTTCTGAATGCGCGTAGATCTGGCGATTTTTGTTGCGCGCCTCGGCGCGTTTGGGTAGACTCGCGCCTTTTTTCCGATCTTGCGTTTCTTGAACCGATGCAGGCGCAAGGCGGCGGAAGGGTGGAGAGCATGGCCGAGGCGGCGCACAGCGACGAGACGGTGCGAATTCTGATTTTTGGCGACGTTGTCGGTCGTCCGGGACGTCGCGCGCTCAAGGAACACCTGCCCACCTTGCGCAAAACCCACTGCGCCGACGCCGTCATCGTCAATGGCGAGAACGCCGCCGCCGGCATCGGCGTCACCCCCGACACCGCCGAAGAGCTGTTCGCCGCCGGCGCCGATCTGATCACCAGCGGCAACCACGTCTGGCGCTACCGCGACATCCACGAATATATGGGGCGACAACGTCGTCTGCTGCGGCCGATGAACTATCCGCCCGGCGCCCCCGGTCATGGACACGGCGTGTTTCAGACCGATGGCGGCGTACGCATCGGCGTACTCAATCTCATTGGCCGGGTCTTTATGGAGCCGGTGGATTGCCCCTTCCGCGCCGCCGACGCTTTTCTGGACAAAATCTCCCTGGGCCGCGAGGCCGACGTCATCATCGTTGACATGCACGCCGAAGCCACCTCTGAGAAGGTGGCCATGGGGCGCTATCTGGACGGCCGCGTCTCCGCCGTGGTGGGCACCCATACCCACATTCCCACCGCCGACCACCGCGTGCTGGCTGGGGGCTGCGGCTACATGACCGATCTGGGCATGACCGGCTGCTATGAGTCGGTTATCGGCATGGAGCTGGACAGCGTGCTACCGCGTTTTACCAGCAAGCTCCCCAGCCGCTTTGAAGCGGCGCAGGGGGAGGCCAGCATCAGCGGCGCGTTGATTGTGGTCAATCGGCGCACCGGGCGTTGTGAGTCGATCCAACCGGTGCGGCGCGGGCCCGATCTGGACGCCACGCCGGACCCGTTGTAAGAGATCCCCTCGCTGTGGCGGGGGCGGATTAAACTGAAACGCGCGCGAGTCGCGCTTGTGTTCATCCTACTGTGGGAAGAAAGACATGGAACGAGGCGAGAAGCTGTACGAAGGCAAGGCCAAGGTGCTGTTCGCCACCGAAGACCCCAACTTGTTGATTCAATACTTCAAGGACGACGCCACCGCGTTCAACGGCGTGAAGAAGGGGACCATCGCCGACAAGGGGGTGCTCAACAATCTGATCTCCACCCGCCTGTTCACCATTCTGGAGGCGGTGGGCATCCCCACCCACCTGGAGGAGCGCCTGAGCGACCGCGAGCAGTTGGTGCACCGCGTCAACATCCTCCCGGTGGAGGTGGTGGTGCGCAACCTGGTGGCCGGCTCCATGGCCAAGCGTCTGGGCATGGAAGAGGGAACCCCGCTGCCGCGTCCGGTGGTGGAGTTCTACCACAAGTCCGACGAACTGGATGACCCCATGGTCACCGTGGACCATATCGAGGTGTTCGGCTGGGCCAAGGAGCGCGAAATCGAAGAGATGATGGAGTACGCGCACCGCATCAACGACGTGCTCATCGCCTACTTCGCCAATATCGATATCCGTCTGGTGGACTACAAACTGGAGTTCGGCCGTCTGGCCACCAACCCCAGCGAGCTGGTGCTGGCCGACGAGATCTCCCCCGACAGCTGCCGTCTGTGGGATCTGCACACCAACGAGAAGCTGGACAAGGACCGCTTCCGTCGCGACCTGGGCGGGGTCGAGGAGGCCTACCAGCAGGTGGTGGAGCGCATGGGCTTGAAGCGCTGATCCGCGCAGCGAAATAGTAGGGATTTGCAACGCCCCCGGTGACCCGGGGGCGTTTTTGTTTTACTCTATCGCAGCCCGTATTTTCCCAATTTTTCGATAGAGGTCATCATGGGGGATCCCCTGATTCTCAATCTGCCCGGCGCGGCGGCGTTCTCGGCGTTTCGTTTGGACAAACTGCTGGCTCAGTGCCGCGCGCAGATGCCGCAACTGAGCGGCCTGCAGGCGCGCTTTGCGCATCTGGTCTACCTGAACGCGCCGCTGGACGAGACCCAGACGCAGACCCTGGAAGCGCTGCTCACTTACGGCCCGCGCGAAGCCGAGAGCGCGCCGTTTGCGCCCCAGGCGTGGGTCACCCCCCGTTTTGGAACCACCTCGCCGTGGTCCAGCAAGGCCACCGATATCGCTCGCCGCTGCGGCCTGGATGCGGTGATCCGCATTGAGCGCGCGGTGGCGTGGCGCTTTGAGGGCTCCCCCGCCGACGCCGAGACCCTGGCTCCCATTCTGCCGCTGCTGCACGACCGCATGACCCAGGCGGTGACCTTTGAGCAGCCCGCCCTGGCGGGACTGTTCGCCCAGCACGATCCGGGCCCGTTGCGGGTGGTGGATGCGCTGGGGCGCGGCGCCGAGGCGATTCGCGAAGCCAATATTCAATGGGGCCTGGCGCTGTCGGAAGATGAGATCGACTATCTGGCCGAACGCTTCGGTCTGGCCGGGCGCAACCCCACCGACGTCGAACTGATGATGTTCGCCCAGGCCAATTCCGAACACTGCCGCCACAAGATTTTCAACGCCGACTGGATCATCGACGACGTGGAGCAGGGGCGCAGTCTCTTCTCCATGATCCGCAACACCCACGAACTGGCCCCCGAAGGCACCATCGTCGCCTATTCGGACAACTCCTCGGTGATCGCGGGCGGGCCGGGCAACCGCTTCCACCCCGATACCGATAGCGGCGTCTATCGTGAACATGAGGAGACCACCCACATCCTCATGAAGGTGGAGACCCACAACCACCCCACCGCCATCTCGCCCTATCCCGGCGCCGCCACCGGCTCCGGCGGCGAGATCCGCGACGAGGGCGCCACCGGCCAGGGCTCCACGCCCAAAGCGGGCCTGACCGGCTTTTCCGTCTCCAACCTCAATCTGCCCGATCTGCCGCAGCCGTGGGAGAAGCCCTACGGCAAGCCCGATCGCATCGTCACGCCGCTGCAGATCATGCTGGAGGGGCCCATCGGCGGCGCCGCGTTCAACAACGAATTTGGCCGCCCCAACATCTGCGGCTACTTCCGCACCTACGAGCAGGAGTTCTTCGGCGAGATGCGCGGCTACCACAAGCCGATCATGATCGCCGGGGGCTTGGGCAACATCAGCGCCGTGCACGTCTATAAGAAGCCCCTGCGCGAGGGCGACCTGATCATCCAGCTGGGTGGCCCGGCCATGCTCATCGGTCTGGGCGGCGGCGCCGCCTCCAGCCAGACCAGCGGCGCCGGCTGCGAGCAGTTGGACTTCGCCTCGGTGCAGCGCGACAACGCCGAGATGGAGCGGCGCTGCCAGGAGGTGATCAACCGCTGCTGGCAGTTGGGCGACTTCAACCCCATCCGTAGCATCCACGACGTCGGCGCGGGCGGTCTGTCCAACGCCGTGCCGGAGTTGATTCACGACGGCGGCGTGGGCGGGCGCTTCGACCTGACCAGCGTGCCCAACGCCGATGCGGGCATGTCGCCCATGGAGGTGTGGTGCAACGAGGCCCAAGAGCGCTACGTGCTGGCCATCTGCGCCGATGACCGCGCCGCCTTCGA from Magnetofaba australis IT-1 harbors:
- a CDS encoding TIGR00282 family metallophosphoesterase; translated protein: MAEAAHSDETVRILIFGDVVGRPGRRALKEHLPTLRKTHCADAVIVNGENAAAGIGVTPDTAEELFAAGADLITSGNHVWRYRDIHEYMGRQRRLLRPMNYPPGAPGHGHGVFQTDGGVRIGVLNLIGRVFMEPVDCPFRAADAFLDKISLGREADVIIVDMHAEATSEKVAMGRYLDGRVSAVVGTHTHIPTADHRVLAGGCGYMTDLGMTGCYESVIGMELDSVLPRFTSKLPSRFEAAQGEASISGALIVVNRRTGRCESIQPVRRGPDLDATPDPL
- the purC gene encoding phosphoribosylaminoimidazolesuccinocarboxamide synthase; protein product: MERGEKLYEGKAKVLFATEDPNLLIQYFKDDATAFNGVKKGTIADKGVLNNLISTRLFTILEAVGIPTHLEERLSDREQLVHRVNILPVEVVVRNLVAGSMAKRLGMEEGTPLPRPVVEFYHKSDELDDPMVTVDHIEVFGWAKEREIEEMMEYAHRINDVLIAYFANIDIRLVDYKLEFGRLATNPSELVLADEISPDSCRLWDLHTNEKLDKDRFRRDLGGVEEAYQQVVERMGLKR